The Opitutales bacterium ASA1 genome window below encodes:
- a CDS encoding glycosyl hydrolase 115 family protein, with translation MPFRILLSFFILSFSSAVSAVAAAPLHPLPIDADEAVPAEAFPVVVDGRAAVILVPHEAAEVVRIAARDFAADVERVTGVRPEVKTRTATDASNTGPRVEVVFASDLAGHWEAFRLSATSEVLTIAGSDRRALAYGLYELSKRIGVSPWYWWADVPPKRQAELRLATGAEPVDAPAVRYRGVFLNDEGWGLEPWARLTHEPETGTIGPKTYGRLFELLLRLRANTLWPAMHPCTTPFHLVPGNADVADAYAIVLGSSHAEPMLRNNVGEWTAPKHEYDYVANREGVLGYWEERVRQRTSGESVFTLGMRGIHDSPIVGPTSQAERIRTLETLFSEQRAMLARHIGGGDPTRVAQIFVPYKEVLADFEAGLRVPNDVTLVWPDDNFGYIRRFGTAAERARDGGLGVYYHVSYLGAPMSWLWFDSLSPALVWVEMTRAYEHGAARFWVVNVGDLKAHELSTEFFLDLAWHADRTFPEAPREWLRERAGRDFGAAHADAVAEVWIRHQALATARKPEHLQWHMPLTPYQPTTLTDREIESRLDAYAALVRDAAHIAEAITPEARDAFFQVVTYPVECAAAANERYFRSELARRQRARGQGREVQVSLDRATEAEARIVALTDHYNERVAGGKWRYIVSVNGLSPRMWKRYQSEPGVYPLDVTAEAVAAAGVAALEWAVDDETRAVPPDARPGDFFEQAGVVSMHAGHPTSRRDLPSGGWRSVPGLGRTGSAMTVLPSTLEIGGEAPRATYRFHTYTGGRATAHVRLLPTHPLVAGAGLRLALAVDDGPFQPVVLEEGFDPASDAWKQRVLSNATEVSIELSGTLAAGWHELHLIAVDAGVVVDKIVLDFGGLRPSYDGPAETRAGAGTEHTLQ, from the coding sequence ATGCCTTTCCGAATCCTGCTTTCGTTCTTCATTCTTTCGTTCTCGTCGGCGGTTTCCGCCGTCGCGGCGGCGCCGCTTCATCCGCTTCCGATCGACGCGGACGAGGCCGTACCTGCGGAGGCATTTCCCGTCGTCGTCGACGGTCGGGCAGCGGTAATCTTGGTCCCGCACGAGGCGGCCGAGGTCGTGCGGATCGCGGCGCGGGACTTCGCGGCGGACGTCGAGCGCGTGACAGGCGTACGACCGGAGGTGAAGACGCGGACCGCGACAGACGCGAGCAACACGGGGCCGCGCGTCGAAGTCGTGTTTGCGTCCGATTTGGCGGGGCATTGGGAGGCGTTTCGTCTTTCGGCGACGAGCGAGGTCTTGACCATCGCGGGCTCGGATCGTCGTGCGCTCGCCTACGGGCTCTACGAACTGTCGAAACGCATCGGCGTCTCGCCGTGGTACTGGTGGGCGGACGTTCCGCCGAAACGGCAAGCGGAGCTGCGCCTCGCGACGGGTGCGGAACCCGTCGACGCGCCGGCCGTGCGCTACCGCGGCGTGTTTCTCAACGACGAGGGCTGGGGTCTCGAGCCCTGGGCGCGTCTCACGCACGAGCCGGAGACCGGCACGATCGGCCCGAAGACCTATGGAAGGCTGTTCGAACTGCTCCTGCGTCTGCGCGCGAACACGCTCTGGCCGGCGATGCATCCGTGCACCACGCCGTTTCACCTCGTGCCGGGCAATGCCGACGTCGCCGATGCTTACGCGATCGTCCTCGGCTCCAGTCACGCCGAGCCGATGTTGCGCAACAACGTCGGCGAGTGGACCGCCCCGAAACACGAGTACGACTACGTCGCCAACCGCGAGGGCGTGCTCGGTTACTGGGAGGAGCGGGTGCGGCAGCGCACCTCGGGCGAGAGCGTTTTCACGCTCGGCATGCGCGGCATCCACGACAGTCCGATCGTGGGACCGACGAGCCAGGCCGAGCGTATCCGGACGTTGGAGACGCTCTTCTCCGAGCAACGGGCCATGCTCGCCCGTCACATCGGCGGCGGCGATCCGACGCGCGTGGCGCAGATCTTCGTGCCCTACAAGGAGGTGCTGGCCGATTTCGAGGCCGGCCTGCGCGTGCCGAACGACGTGACCCTCGTATGGCCGGACGACAACTTCGGCTACATCCGTCGATTCGGGACGGCGGCGGAGCGGGCGCGGGACGGAGGACTCGGCGTGTATTACCACGTCTCCTACCTCGGTGCGCCGATGTCGTGGCTGTGGTTCGACTCGCTTTCGCCGGCGCTGGTGTGGGTGGAGATGACGCGCGCCTACGAGCACGGGGCGGCGCGATTCTGGGTCGTGAACGTGGGCGATCTCAAGGCGCACGAACTCTCGACCGAGTTCTTTCTCGATCTCGCGTGGCACGCGGATCGGACATTCCCGGAAGCCCCGAGGGAATGGCTGCGCGAGCGGGCCGGGCGCGACTTCGGAGCGGCGCACGCGGACGCCGTAGCAGAAGTCTGGATACGGCATCAGGCGCTGGCGACGGCACGCAAACCCGAGCACCTGCAGTGGCACATGCCGCTCACGCCGTACCAGCCGACGACGCTGACCGATCGCGAGATCGAGTCGCGGCTCGACGCCTACGCTGCGCTCGTGCGCGACGCGGCGCACATCGCGGAGGCGATCACCCCGGAGGCGCGCGACGCGTTTTTTCAGGTGGTGACCTATCCGGTCGAATGTGCGGCGGCGGCCAACGAGCGCTACTTCCGCTCCGAGCTCGCGCGGCGACAGCGCGCCCGCGGGCAGGGGCGCGAGGTGCAGGTGTCGCTCGATCGTGCCACGGAAGCGGAGGCGCGCATCGTGGCGTTGACCGATCACTACAACGAGCGCGTCGCGGGCGGGAAATGGCGCTACATCGTGAGCGTCAACGGCTTGTCGCCGCGCATGTGGAAGCGTTACCAGTCCGAGCCCGGCGTGTATCCGCTCGACGTCACCGCCGAGGCGGTCGCGGCCGCTGGTGTTGCTGCGCTCGAATGGGCCGTGGACGACGAGACGCGCGCCGTGCCCCCGGACGCGCGGCCGGGAGACTTCTTCGAGCAGGCGGGCGTCGTATCCATGCACGCAGGACACCCGACCAGCCGGCGCGACCTGCCGAGCGGCGGCTGGCGCTCCGTGCCGGGGCTCGGTCGCACGGGATCGGCAATGACCGTGCTGCCGTCGACGCTGGAGATCGGCGGCGAGGCGCCGCGAGCCACGTATCGGTTTCACACCTACACGGGAGGTCGGGCGACGGCGCACGTGCGCTTGCTGCCCACGCATCCGCTCGTGGCGGGCGCTGGTCTGCGTCTCGCGCTCGCGGTGGACGACGGCCCGTTCCAGCCGGTCGTCCTCGAGGAAGGTTTCGACCCGGCGAGCGACGCGTGGAAACAGCGCGTTCTGAGCAACGCCACGGAGGTTTCGATCGAACTCTCCGGGACGCTCGCGGCCGGGTGGCACGAGCTGCACTTGATCGCGGTCGATGCGGGAGTCGTGGTCGACAAGATCGTGCTCGATTTCGGCGGCTTACGGCCGTCCTACGACGGCCCGGCGGAAACGCGGGCGGGCGCAGGCACGGAGCACACGCTCCAGTGA
- a CDS encoding transcriptional regulator, with product MPIELKLRKVGNSLGVVLPKEALAQLKVEEGQSLYLTEAPDGSYRVTGENREFNEQMRVAGDLVRRYRNALRELAK from the coding sequence ATGCCCATCGAACTCAAGCTTCGCAAAGTCGGAAATTCTCTCGGCGTCGTTCTGCCGAAGGAGGCGCTCGCGCAGTTGAAGGTCGAGGAAGGGCAGTCGCTCTACCTGACCGAGGCGCCGGACGGGAGTTATCGGGTGACGGGGGAGAATCGCGAGTTCAACGAGCAGATGCGAGTGGCGGGGGACCTCGTGCGTCGCTACCGCAACGCACTGCGCGAACTCGCGAAGTAG
- a CDS encoding type II toxin-antitoxin system death-on-curing family toxin, whose translation MNEPRWVLPETVLALQEQLLVEFGGLAGIRDSGMFESALARPQQLASYGKPEVWELAAAYAFGLVRNLPFVDGNKRIGFATATLFLEINGRRFGASEVDAVVQTLALAAGELDEAGYAKWLRDNSSAVR comes from the coding sequence ATGAACGAGCCGAGATGGGTCTTGCCGGAAACGGTTCTGGCGCTGCAGGAGCAACTACTAGTCGAGTTCGGTGGACTCGCAGGCATCCGCGACTCGGGCATGTTCGAATCGGCGCTCGCCCGACCCCAACAACTCGCTTCCTACGGCAAGCCGGAGGTGTGGGAGTTGGCGGCGGCTTACGCTTTCGGACTCGTTCGAAACCTTCCGTTCGTCGACGGCAACAAACGGATAGGTTTCGCAACGGCCACGTTGTTTCTCGAGATCAACGGCCGGCGGTTCGGCGCGAGCGAGGTCGATGCGGTCGTGCAGACCCTCGCGCTCGCGGCGGGCGAACTCGACGAGGCGGGCTACGCGAAATGGCTGCGCGACAACTCGTCGGCGGTCAGATGA
- a CDS encoding MdtA/MuxA family multidrug efflux RND transporter periplasmic adaptor subunit has translation MSAGLSPTARKLLLLALALLLGGAVWYFGTRRASVATTSGRGEWREAPVPVRTVAAAQRDLPVHLKAIGTVTPFNTVVVRSRVDGQILQIAFEEGQVVEKGQLLAEIDPRSYRIQLARAEGEHRQQLAQLEAARNDLVRFQQLFDDTLVTQQQIEVQRSLVIEREGMLAVAEAQVEEARLQLAYTRIEAPIPGRLGLRQVDTGNLVRAGDANGIVVITQTRPISVMFTVPEVDLQRVLDPFRAGEKLVVEAWDRSERTRLAEGMLETIDNQIDVSTGTLRLRATFSNDDDRLFPNQFVNVRLRVRTQPGAIVVPGAAVQFGSRGTYVYVIDAEGAARVRDVVLGPSDGTDQSIAQGLDAGEPVVLEGLDRLREGRKVIVTNEEPQPADS, from the coding sequence ATGTCCGCCGGTCTTTCGCCCACCGCTCGCAAACTCTTGCTCCTCGCGCTCGCTCTTCTCTTGGGTGGCGCGGTCTGGTACTTCGGGACTCGCCGAGCTTCGGTGGCCACCACGTCCGGACGTGGTGAATGGCGGGAAGCACCCGTGCCGGTGCGGACCGTGGCCGCGGCGCAACGCGACCTGCCGGTGCATCTCAAGGCGATCGGCACGGTGACGCCGTTCAACACCGTCGTCGTGCGAAGCCGGGTCGACGGTCAAATCCTCCAGATCGCCTTCGAAGAAGGGCAAGTCGTCGAGAAAGGGCAGTTGCTGGCGGAAATAGACCCGCGCTCCTACCGTATCCAGCTCGCGCGCGCCGAAGGAGAACACCGGCAGCAACTCGCCCAACTCGAGGCCGCGCGCAACGATCTCGTACGGTTCCAGCAGTTGTTCGACGACACACTCGTGACGCAGCAGCAGATCGAGGTACAACGTTCGCTCGTGATCGAGCGCGAGGGCATGCTCGCCGTGGCCGAGGCGCAGGTCGAGGAAGCGCGTCTGCAACTCGCCTACACGCGCATCGAGGCACCGATACCCGGCCGGCTCGGTCTCCGCCAAGTGGATACGGGCAACCTCGTGCGCGCGGGTGATGCGAACGGCATCGTCGTGATCACGCAGACGCGGCCGATCTCGGTCATGTTCACCGTCCCGGAAGTGGACCTGCAGCGCGTGCTCGATCCGTTCCGGGCGGGCGAGAAGCTCGTGGTCGAAGCGTGGGATCGCAGCGAACGCACGCGTCTCGCGGAAGGCATGCTGGAGACGATCGACAACCAGATCGACGTGTCGACGGGGACGCTGCGCCTGCGGGCGACTTTCTCCAACGACGACGATCGTCTGTTCCCCAACCAGTTCGTCAACGTGCGGTTGCGCGTGCGCACCCAGCCGGGCGCGATCGTCGTACCGGGTGCGGCGGTGCAGTTCGGTTCGCGTGGAACGTACGTCTACGTGATCGACGCCGAGGGCGCGGCGCGCGTGCGCGACGTCGTGCTGGGGCCGAGCGACGGCACCGATCAGTCGATCGCGCAGGGCCTCGACGCGGGCGAACCCGTCGTGCTGGAGGGTCTCGATCGCCTGCGCGAGGGGCGCAAGGTGATCGTGACCAACGAAGAGCCGCAACCGGCCGACTCGTGA
- a CDS encoding MdtB/MuxB family multidrug efflux RND transporter permease subunit, whose translation MNPSQPFILRPVATSLLMVALLLSGIMAYRLLPVAALPQVDFPTIQVFTFYPGASPSVTASAITAPLERRFGQIPGMSQMSSTSSAGASVITLQFSLEISMDVAEQEVQAAINAASNLLPGDLPAPPIYRKVNPADTPIMTLAVTSASLPLPRVHDLVDTRIAQKLAQLPGVGMVSLAGGQRPAVRVQVDPGALAARGLSLADVRAAITAASVNAPKGSFDGPVRNILMDANDQLRSIEEYRNLILSWSGGAPLRLGDVARIENASEDRRLAAWADEAPAVLVNIQRQPGANVIEVVDRVRELLPQLRSSLPAAVDLVVLTDRTQSIRSAVRAVEHELLFAIGLVVLVTFMFLRNLPATIIPSIAVPLSLIGTFGVMYLAGYSLNILTLMALTIATGFVVDDAIVMLENVARFREQGLPPLQAALKGAQQIGFTLVSLTVSLIAVLIPLLFMGDVVGRLFHEFAITLAVAILISLVVSLTLTPMMCARMLPALDHGGGGKRGFLDGVIERYGVWLDWVLNHQRLTLAVTVGTMAVTALLYLALPKGFFPVQDNAAIQVVTEAPQSISFAAMAERQQALARVVLEDPAVTSLSSFIGVDGTNSTLNSGRMLINLKPHGERDVSASQVIDRLRERARDVTGIRLYMQPVQELTIEDRVSRTQFQFTLTSPDGALLQEWVPLFVADLRARPELADVASDLQNEGLQAFVDIDREAASRLGVSVADIDDTLYSAFGQRQISTLFTQAAQYRVVLEVDPRLASGPQALERVFVKSASGQPVPLSAVATVQERPASLLVNHVGQFPAVTVSFNLGAGASLGDAVAAIERATTEVGLPPAIETRFQGAAHAFRSSLSSTLWLVLAAVVTMYIVLGVLYESTIHPITILSTLPSATVGALLALKLTGRPIDMIAIIGIILLIGLVKKNGIMMIDFALDAERRQGLPPRQAIHQAALLRFRPILMTTLAALFGALPLMFASGSGAELRQPLGLVMVGGLLVSQVLTLFTTPVVYLFFDRLARRFRRDTTEEPILVGEEETAPAR comes from the coding sequence GTGAATCCGTCGCAGCCGTTCATCCTTCGACCGGTCGCCACCTCGCTCCTGATGGTGGCGTTGCTGCTGTCGGGTATCATGGCCTACCGGTTGTTGCCGGTGGCGGCGTTGCCGCAGGTGGATTTTCCCACCATCCAAGTCTTCACGTTCTATCCCGGTGCGAGTCCTTCGGTAACGGCGAGCGCGATCACGGCACCGCTCGAGCGCCGCTTCGGCCAGATCCCGGGGATGAGCCAGATGTCGTCGACCAGTTCTGCGGGTGCCTCAGTCATCACATTGCAGTTCTCGCTCGAGATCTCGATGGACGTGGCCGAGCAGGAGGTGCAGGCGGCGATCAACGCCGCGAGCAACCTTCTTCCGGGCGACCTCCCGGCGCCGCCGATCTACCGCAAGGTCAACCCCGCGGACACGCCGATCATGACGCTCGCGGTCACCTCTGCGAGCCTGCCGCTGCCGCGCGTGCACGATCTCGTGGATACGCGCATCGCGCAGAAGCTGGCGCAGCTTCCGGGTGTGGGCATGGTCAGCCTCGCGGGCGGACAGCGTCCGGCGGTGCGCGTGCAGGTCGATCCCGGCGCGCTCGCGGCCCGGGGGCTCAGTCTCGCGGACGTGCGTGCGGCGATCACCGCGGCGAGCGTCAACGCGCCCAAGGGCAGTTTCGACGGCCCGGTGCGCAACATCCTCATGGATGCGAACGACCAGCTCCGTTCGATCGAGGAGTACCGCAATCTCATCCTTTCGTGGAGTGGCGGGGCGCCGTTGCGTCTGGGCGACGTGGCGCGAATCGAAAACGCGTCGGAAGACCGCCGTCTCGCGGCATGGGCGGACGAGGCACCGGCGGTGTTGGTCAACATCCAGCGGCAGCCGGGCGCGAACGTCATCGAGGTGGTCGACCGCGTGCGCGAACTGCTGCCGCAGTTGCGCTCGAGTCTGCCGGCGGCGGTCGATCTCGTCGTGCTGACAGACCGTACGCAGAGCATCCGCTCGGCAGTGCGGGCGGTCGAACACGAGCTGCTCTTCGCCATCGGACTCGTGGTGCTGGTGACGTTCATGTTTCTGCGCAACCTCCCCGCCACGATCATCCCGAGCATCGCGGTGCCGCTCTCGCTCATCGGCACCTTCGGCGTGATGTACCTGGCGGGTTACTCGCTCAACATCCTCACGCTCATGGCGCTGACCATCGCGACCGGCTTCGTCGTGGACGACGCGATCGTGATGCTCGAAAACGTGGCGCGGTTTCGCGAGCAGGGCCTACCTCCGTTGCAGGCGGCGTTGAAGGGGGCGCAACAGATCGGCTTCACGCTCGTCTCGCTCACCGTTTCGCTCATCGCCGTGCTCATCCCGCTGCTCTTCATGGGCGACGTGGTCGGGCGATTGTTTCACGAGTTCGCGATCACGCTCGCGGTGGCGATCCTGATCTCGCTCGTGGTCTCGCTTACGCTCACGCCGATGATGTGCGCGCGCATGTTGCCCGCGTTGGACCATGGTGGGGGGGGCAAACGCGGATTCCTCGACGGCGTGATCGAGCGTTACGGGGTGTGGCTCGACTGGGTGTTGAACCATCAACGGCTCACGCTCGCGGTCACGGTCGGTACGATGGCCGTCACGGCGCTGCTCTACTTGGCGCTGCCCAAGGGGTTCTTTCCCGTGCAGGACAACGCGGCGATTCAGGTCGTGACCGAGGCGCCGCAGTCGATCTCGTTCGCCGCGATGGCGGAGAGACAGCAGGCGCTCGCACGTGTGGTGCTGGAGGATCCGGCGGTGACGAGCCTGTCGTCTTTCATTGGGGTCGACGGGACCAACTCGACGCTCAACAGCGGGCGCATGCTCATCAATCTGAAGCCGCACGGGGAGCGCGACGTGTCGGCCTCGCAGGTGATCGATCGGCTGCGCGAACGGGCGCGCGACGTGACGGGCATCAGGCTGTACATGCAGCCGGTGCAGGAGCTCACGATCGAGGACCGTGTGAGTCGCACGCAGTTTCAGTTCACGCTCACCAGTCCCGACGGGGCGTTGCTGCAGGAATGGGTGCCGCTGTTCGTGGCCGATCTGCGGGCACGACCGGAATTGGCGGACGTCGCCAGTGACCTGCAGAACGAGGGTCTTCAAGCGTTCGTCGACATCGATCGCGAAGCGGCGAGCCGGCTGGGCGTGAGCGTGGCGGACATCGACGACACGCTCTACAGTGCGTTCGGGCAACGGCAGATCTCGACGTTGTTCACGCAGGCCGCGCAGTACCGTGTGGTGCTCGAGGTCGATCCTCGGCTCGCGTCCGGACCACAAGCGTTGGAGCGGGTCTTCGTGAAATCGGCGAGCGGACAACCGGTGCCGCTCTCGGCGGTAGCGACGGTGCAGGAGCGGCCCGCATCCTTGCTCGTGAATCACGTGGGGCAATTTCCCGCAGTCACCGTCTCGTTCAATCTCGGGGCCGGCGCTTCGCTGGGTGACGCGGTCGCGGCGATCGAGCGAGCGACGACCGAGGTCGGTCTGCCTCCGGCCATCGAGACGCGCTTCCAAGGTGCGGCGCACGCGTTTCGTTCGTCGCTATCCAGCACGCTCTGGCTGGTGCTCGCGGCGGTCGTCACGATGTACATCGTGCTCGGCGTCCTCTACGAGAGCACGATTCACCCGATCACCATTCTCTCCACGCTGCCTTCGGCGACGGTCGGCGCGTTGCTCGCCTTGAAGCTCACGGGACGGCCGATCGACATGATCGCGATCATCGGCATCATCCTGCTCATCGGTCTGGTGAAGAAGAACGGCATCATGATGATCGACTTCGCCCTCGATGCCGAACGCAGGCAGGGGTTGCCGCCGCGTCAGGCGATCCACCAGGCGGCATTGTTGCGCTTCCGACCGATCCTGATGACGACGCTCGCGGCGTTGTTCGGCGCGTTGCCGTTGATGTTCGCGAGTGGTTCCGGCGCTGAACTGCGGCAACCGCTCGGCCTGGTCATGGTCGGCGGTTTGCTCGTGAGTCAGGTGCTCACGCTCTTCACCACGCCGGTCGTCTATCTCTTCTTCGATCGCCTCGCGCGTCGCTTTCGCCGCGACACCACGGAGGAGCCGATCCTCGTGGGCGAAGAAGAAACCGCGCCTGCACGATGA